The following are encoded together in the Hydractinia symbiolongicarpus strain clone_291-10 chromosome 14, HSymV2.1, whole genome shotgun sequence genome:
- the LOC130625643 gene encoding uncharacterized protein LOC130625643, protein MGERRIQIFFVLLLISLLCQEVRARRIYHVEENELELYGTTRIEDYGKKSRDEEWMERRSVSKRALGPTGARVLKAALITAGIIHGASLAISTAKLGFDIWFEQHKCCGVHKSICSDYDEYKGIKDRVLAKSEEIDNHWLTVQNTETYLFKLSRLNTYMYEEMKKIDDSMGKLVKTLDSDLEVKIRNARFDLQKKLEAHNASLSNLTLVTITMNSIFSDVFNNVLRASSFVSDLFMLRWVSQKWKKMNVPVVRARSNAVSSNAGVVLNPSYMQRAGWFIKGNYKIAAKALTFGATTIFTVYASVQDILYVIKTIDTCNDIRDGMRNALNTWKPKENHTNYLFKEVVDLKNNVTAEYDLLKSSLYSTNFTSFTREVIKLMENASDASTMKQVGLDLTDFNTRITTANFSYTEYLVQKATLAFSKVKYKLTCLTKKFNTLNYAVAECKKGTDTLHNLFLNAQKQEIKDAKDCVDNGYMTEEQVTSWVTSKMNETGYQTDCILNDQDKKKLVCQNWVDNLSDQANAAKEKINVTQVKWFIYTSKCPPADLINDTRTSICTAKDSDKTLSQVLTSFFKYNITQVETSYNSCALSTSRAELVCRDKNDGYFFDEVVAKNKLYSEAAIKAVYDNCPRPQITPSVEKSICRNKARGRDLTNPAYEYFIEEYGMEQVQAAYNKCAKKDSLEVEDYHPRFRSHRKKIAIEDGRTDDDRFDDLDDTDKFDDNDDEEANVVSDDNDDMYDDDDDNNDDDDDADDDDDDKKKKK, encoded by the exons ATGGGTGAAAGAAGGATACAGATATTCTTTGTGCTTCTGCTCATCTCATTACTTTGTCAAGAAGTTCGAGCAAGAAGGATATATCATGTCGAGGAAAATGAACTAGAGCTTTATGGGACAACAAGAATAGAGGATTATGGGAAGAAATCTAGAGATGAGGAATGGATGGAAAGGAGGAGCGTATCAAAac GTGCACTTGGACCGACTGGCGCAAGAGTTTTAAAGGCGGCGTTAATAACCGCTGGTATTATACACGGTGCTTCATTGGCTATCAGTACCGCTAAGCTGGGTTTTGACATTTGGTTCGAACAGCATAAATGTTGTGGGGTACACAAAAGTATTTGTTCCGACTATGACGAATACAAGGGAATAAAAGATCGGGTGTTGGCAAAAAGCGAAGAGATCGATAATCATTGGTTAACAG TTCAAAATACAGAAACGTATCTATTTAAACTGAGTCGTCTCAACACCTATATGTACGAGGAGATGAAAAAGATTGACGACAGCATGGGTAAACTTGTCAAAACATTGGACAGTGACTTAGAAGTAAAAATTAGAAACGCCAGATTCGATTTGCAG aaaaaattggaAGCCCATAATGCATCACTTTCAAACTTGACCTTGGTAACAATCACTATGAACAGCATTTTTTCCGACGTTTTTAATAACGTTCTCAGGGCGTCGAGTTTTGTTTCAGACTTGTTTATGTTGCGTTGGGTTTCACAGAAATGGAAGAAAATGAAC GTTCCTGTAGTACGAGCTCGAAGCAACGCCGTTTCAAGCAACGCAGGTGTCGTACTTAATCCATCTTACATGCAAAGAGCAGGATGGTTTATCAAAGGAAACTACAAAATAGCTGCAAAAGCGCTTACGTTTGGAGCTACAACCATTTTCACAGTGTACGCATCAG TTCAAGATATACTGTACGTCATAAAGACCATTGATACCTGCAACGACATTCGCGACGGAATGAGAAACgctttaaacacatggaaaccGAAGGAGAATCATACAAACTATTTGTTCAAGGAAGTTGTCGACTTAAAGAATAATGTGACAGCT GAGTACGACCTTTTAAAATCATCCCTCTACTCAACGAACTTTACTTCTTTCACTCGTGAAGTTATAAAGCTCATGGAAAATGCATCAGATGCTTCTACGATGAAGCAAGTTGGTCTTGATCTCACTGATTTCAATACAAGAATTACTACGGCTAACTTTTCATATACAGAATATCTAGTCCAAAAAGCCACTCTGGCGTTCAGTAAGGTCAAGTACAAGTTGACATGTCTAACAAAGAAATTTAACACACTAAACTACGCTGTCGCAGAATGCAAGAAAGGTACTGATACCCTTCATAACTTATTCTTGAATGCtcaaaaacaagaaataaaagatGCCAAGGATTGCGTCGATAACGGGTATATGACCGAAGAACAAGTCACGTCTTGGGTGACCAGTAAAATGAATGAGACGGGCTACCAAACAGATTGTATCTTGAATGATCAAGACAAAAAGAAGCTGGTTTGTCAAAACTGGGTAGACAATTTAAGCGACCAAGCTAATGCAGCAAAGGAAAAGATCAACGTGACGCAAGTCAAGTGGTTTATTTACACTTCAAAATGTCCTCCAGCTGATCTCATCAACGATACACGGACATCCATTTGTACGGCGAAAGACAGCGACAAAACGTTATCGCAGGTCCTaacgtctttttttaaatacaacatCACACAAGTGGAGAcaagttacaacagctgcgcgTTATCAACTTCTAGAGCCGAGCTGGTTTGCAGGGACAAAAATGACGGATACTTTTTCGACGAAGTCGTAGCTAAGAATAAACTCTACAGTGAAGCAGCCATTAAAGCAGTGTACGATAACTGTCCTCGACCTCAGATTACGCCAAGCGTAGAAAAGTCTATTTGTAGAAATAAGGCTAGAGGTCGAGATTTGACTAACCCAGCGTATGAATATTTCATTGAAGAGTATGGTATGGAGCAAGTTCAAGCTGCTTATAATAAATGCGCAAAAAAAGATTCGCTTGAGGTAGAAGACTATCATCCCAGGTTTAGAAG CCATCGTAAAAAAATCGCGATCGAAGATGGAAGAACAGATGATGACCGTTTTGACGACTTAGACGACACCGATAAATTTGACGACAACGATGACGAGGAAGCGAATGTCGTTAGCGACGACAATGACGATAtgtatgatgatgatgatgataataatgatgatgatgatgatgctgaTGATGACGACGacgataagaaaaagaaaaagtaa
- the LOC130625130 gene encoding uncharacterized protein LOC130625130, with protein sequence MTQITGKPKFCFINTGSSFQDVNYCISGLKCFRWPSHMRCKKNAGNRREEQTTPKKSFNSNNQIFTKQLSLYIDLNAESNSPFTSTVVTRPYSAYELRSKQFAKRYSSKTIKHSIYKKEKTCDLLSAHSANNVEKKEKINRSTLTCSEESKQEGDTKVRKVNSQAKKSYPKPAYCKGRKQEGELNEQKNIIKNVQKPLSNSKSITKEPSVPILTSYKSIYHHYKHLLGEFMTAKEIERLDHDKGEYERDIKSRVNKYNANRAESAVLNGTHSHHLTHGCYLESNLVKMESTDSLAVLPMRLGLRTFSDVLQSLPKPFEYRKEGTIEESPSKKKLETKKKAHFRRFYAPAIPAKVKILQPMPAVEFWSRDTLHITKPQGEWKKVRYIERIFCERVFLKHSKKASSRFERRMFWMTLHCVFFILYVKCYLRGVKMLKTLRVFWFCLSHFVAFDTLSSLYRGFIGLGDGKFDSLNRGFVISVVRYIEGIYKSFLRQNPRGTNFGSLNRGVRYVGGSLYRESTVIIIS encoded by the exons ATGACGCAAATTACAG GAAAaccaaagttttgttttatcaaCACTGGAAGCAGCTTTCAAGATGTAAACTATTGCATTTCgggtttaaaatgttttcgatGGCCAAGCCACATGCGGTGCAAAAAAAATGCTGGGAATCGTCGGGAAGAACAGACGACACCTAAAAAGTCTTTCAATTCTAATAATCAAATCTTCACCAAGCAATTATCTCTGTATATTGATTTGAATGCAGAATCCAATTCACCATTTACATCAACCGTCGTTACACGCCCGTACAGTGCATATGAGCTGCGCAGTAAACAATTTGCGAAGCGATATTCAAGTAAAACGATAAAGCATTCAatctataaaaaagaaaaaacatgtgatTTATTGTCAGCACATTCTGCAAATAATGTTGAAAAGAAGGAAAAGATAAATCGTTCAACGTTGACCTGCTCTGAAGAAAGCAAGCAAGAAGGAGATACGAAGGTGCGAAAAGTAAACTCACAGGCCAAAAAGAGTTACCCCAAACCGGCATACTGCAAAGGAAGGAAGCAGGAGGGAGAACTAAAtgagcaaaaaaatattataaagaaCGTACAAAAACCTTTATCTAACTCGAAATCTATTACCAAAGAACCTTCTGTGCCTATCTTAACCagttacaaaagcatttatCATCATTATAAGCATCTCTTAGGTGAATTTATGACTGCGAAGGAGATAGAAAGGTTAGATCACGACAAAGGAGAGTACGAAAGAGACATCAAGTCGCGTGTAAACAAATACAATGCCAATCGGGCAGAAAGTGCAGTTTTGAATGGAACCCATTCTCATCATTTAACACATGGATGTTATTTGGAAAGTAACTTAGTAAAAATGGAATCCACGGATTCACTAGCTGTTTTACCCATGAGACTTGGCCTGCGTACGTTCTCTGATGTCCTGCAGTccttacccaaacctttcgaatATAGAAAGGAAGGAACCATCGAAGAAAGcccaagtaaaaaaaaattggaaacgaAGAAAAAGGCG CATTTTCGACGTTTTTACGCCCCTGCGATCCCTGCCAAAGTAAAAATTTTGCAGCCTATGCCAGCTGTAGAGTTCTGGTCAAGAGAT ACTCTCCATATAACGAAACCCCAAGGGGAATGGAAAAAAGTTCGTTATATCGAAA GAATATTTTGTGAACGCGTGTTTTTAAAGCATAGTAAAAAAGCTTCATCAAG ATTTGAACGTCGAATGTTTTGGATGACATTGCATTGCGTTTTCTTTATTCTGTACGTAAAGTGCTATCTACGCGGTGttaaaatgttgaaaacatTGCGTGtgttttggttttgtttgtCGCATTTTGTAGCATTTGATACCTTGAGTTCGTTATATAGAGGTTTTATTGGTTTAGGGGACGGAAAATTTGATTCGCTAAATAGGGGGTTCGTTATATCGGTGGTTCGTTATATAGAGGGAATTTATAAGAGTTTCTTAAGGCAGAATCCTAGGGGAACGAACTTTGGTTCGTTAAATCGAGGTGTTCGTTATGTCGGGGGTTCGTTATATCGAGAGTCTACTGTTATTATAATTAGTTAA